The proteins below come from a single Mytilus edulis chromosome 5, xbMytEdul2.2, whole genome shotgun sequence genomic window:
- the LOC139523380 gene encoding chromodomain-helicase-DNA-binding protein 8-like isoform X10 encodes MSDNGMLSLFDTDGGFLEDLATDNGLAGTGSLLDAGGILGQMNPVMNTQPQQPQMFNQQMGGMQTNQFNNMQMQPPNVAQQNQFMTNTFNQQQNQFNTTKLHHFGGQQQQPGTAAHVMVLQQNNQSMAQRAPMQVIRTNMQPSPGFQNYGSMTTANGPRLPNPHQQQIGIQQNMPRMWNPNQNGPSQQAYVQQLPNQQPRLQNIQQIPGNGLQTTYLTQHNYALSKDNNIPQNRYQDGMPSTPNANVFMQGMKSPTGNMRPNVPMSSPNNNLIKNVTNISQSPRPPQQQMMINRTSTFQTQQNINSVNIPNFSSSQQQVQQPFQNSFNLPNIQNVGQINAGSVNVPSSSFQQFTYQQPQQQMPNQNTMASEMQMSQNINDKSSNMIPFQNTSPNQNVQFRPTYTVGTPQRTITPSASPRPTPSPARTPDLNAHTSPNSQGNLNQLVSPTMVSRPNTTPASSPFHVPNRSDANIAVSQAQILTNSFGNISNTNTVSVNNQSNTLPNQLVSVSVGQTNLNSMGQMSPSVGQVKNVNVEIYQLQQQIQQLHNQPQTQQTQQQMLDLQERVRTLRAQQELNSQRQKQQAAQSFPTYQIQNQQMQPSPQRPAIIQVQQPQLQPRQQIVQIQQPFPNQQQPIQQQQMQPQGQRILLVSNNMAGQPQRFLQTMSQAPGQQFVQQPQQKVVLIQQQQAQPGQQIRLIAQGQPQNQMPPSSMAMGSGNVPMSVVQIQLPQKTDILPKLEDDEEGGDKSVQKVKAQEKANQIVAEAVAKAQAAGNTQIPKVMTPPPIPSTVGDAEAPGSEEDGKKKSAKKRPKKKGKASKDKKEFDDDGESKEKKSKVERPKSVKKKKKPPATFLKSKKRKRNGSSDGSDVEIKITPPPSPENDEDSGIQKRRSARNTKRKKYLDEVDLNLSDDDTLDVDTEAAVSDTVNATGGAVTKPVPFLSSVETTVAVPLEEESMVVEKILGARMRKLDKDIDVVNDDEEAQPEEEVEEYFVKYKNFSYLHCEWKTITELERDKRIHMKLKRFRAKREHLDLFETVDEDELFNPDYVEVDRVMEVSVTSDPVTEEEVTHFLVKWRGLPYEDSTWELQQDVDPEKVKLFYKFRDPPPEEDREVPARPSRDEWVQIPETKTYKGGNTLREYQLEGVNWLTFNWYKHQNCILADEMGLGKTIQSITFLHEIVEYGIKGPFLVVVPLSTLGNWQREFETWTDMNAIVYHGSNTSKFMLQEYEMFYKDEERQRIPDLTKFTVLVTTFEIIISDCELLSSIDWRCLIIDEAHRLKNKKCKLMEGLRYVDCEHRVLLTGTPLQNNVEELFSLLNFLEPEQFNSSQTFLAEFGNLRTDDQVDKLKALLKPMMLRRLKEDVETSLAAKEETIIEVELTNIQKKYYRAILERNFTFLSKGSTTSANVPNLLNTMMELRKCCNHPYLVKGAEDMIIRETKEKENKPELDMFDIHRLMVQSSGKLVLMDKLLPKLKQGGHKVLIFSQMIKVLDILEDYLIQRRYLYERLDGRITGIMRQEAIDRFSKPDSDRFVFLLCTRAGGLGINLTAADTVIIYDSDWNPQNDLQAQARCHRIGQSKAVKVYRLITRNSYEREMFDRASLKLGLDKAVLQSMGGDKAANPREQLTKKEIEELLRKGAYGALMDDDKAGDDFCEEDIDQILQRRTQVIQIESEGKGSTFSKASFTMSENRDDIDINDPNFWQKWAKKADVNADEDKNELIVEVPRQRKQTARYGNDEAALEMSELESSSDDEEGGGNDEDGEGKGRGRGKKGKKGRRGRGRDSDDDFDARGAAGEMYSRSDCFKVEKNLLVYGWGRWTDIVSHGRFKRILAAKDVETIARALLMYSLKVYKGDEKIKEFIWDLISPANDGSLKNHSGLSAPVPRGRKGKNKPTKKEKESEHEIEMAKYHIDPESVLKDTGYKRHLHRHANKVLLRVRLLYYLREEIIGHAADKINKGLDVSEIDIPRANVEGDPPTLWWDGLSDRSLLIGVFKHGYEKYNRMRNDPLLCFLSRCGPPAGAALAAEQNDDDDDDMDDTKGNISTLKDEDEDTCTSVISNQDSNMAKETPNVTTEGGDDDGEKLPWPTMSDLNTRLRRIITSFQRSHKRQMLKDAQRAKRMERRERYDVVSRYKDEEKIQYQQSHWTRREESDFYRIISTFGVEFDLFTGRYKWDRFRTLARLEKKHDDTLTEYFQAFYHMCMRVCKKFKNDDDALPPNNIYVEPISEERASRSLARIDLLNKIRTETLAHPKFDERVKLCQTSYDLPSWWICGKHDKDLLRGAARHGVVRTDEFILNDPALSFKDVFRNKRPYVNSPHFMQSPGASQTPVKVKNKEEETELEIKAMIEKIKRESNKDKPESDPQDVKKEQTSPDKKSDDLEHDLDKDMKKEVNSPDKKTNDSEQDEEEENRTSSPDSNKELKKDIKTEVKVESESDIKEEANSDQDCQEKSEDLSVVKKSVVDNDDDEATDIEHDVSDNETTNDTEVKSEDQNDSEKSPVKVKSEKSPEKVKSPGDIKTEDEEKDSEDLYTEVKKEKVKEEDSEKFTKEDVELQKLINEEDNLDPRLSAIPADFLQWPKDRVIFHRLEHICYCVETGEWPFPKRMSNIPMNYDSRSATPLGSSTPRDDQDLSQSDAGDSVYDGIKGDGLKMTFHKRNAKEQKFDGRMAHLLNQSAAGSSDNDSQSESLTPRSQVPGHSPRHSPHHYFFSQTPADLLSNGSGPEFDPVLLQRSMMEHALMFPGSRQRRGRKRKAEKMAELAMQEALARREHSKNVVGHDPESRVPVINLEDGSRLSGDEAPQKKDLEKWLDEHPGYMIADCEEDFYDDIPRRGRKSRLDPSMIDPMMMTGEENVSVVNRITGKKITGAKAPPLKYLTEWLEQNPLYDVDSKWSDIVRSKVNLPKSLQSRVVTPSRGRKPKDTLSSSMMGSDIPFSAASLAGLSGFHSPGLMSMSGLPKLPLGMPFGALPNFGLGNPLLGMAGYLPGLTASHSKDTESSSKDRKSPKCKESSKSESKSPSIPHPSFPFMYNPMLLNPLFAAQAQSLGFSLPTSLPTSFGALAHSGLMNGSTADSDLEEGEIKRFSQKERRGSSSGLQDAPQDLSVKAKHHHEGGSKHRREKKHSSHSSDHHDKSSSASKQYSASIQQDEPTDLSMKSKPSTPDSAKSKPKIQSSFKLSKIVDTLKDKVNKMEDRSRKDRKSKLDSILNKLVEDKELGGQDRKSVDEDGSVDLSIGSDTKCDDISKDEEDKC; translated from the exons ATGTCAGATAATGGAATGCTTAGTTTATTTGATACTGATGGAGGCTTTCTTGAAGATTTGGCCACAGATAATGGTTTGGCAGGGACTGGATCGTTGTTGGATGCAGGTGGAATTTTGGGTCAAATGAACCCAGTAATGAATACTCAGCCACAACAGCCACAAATGTTTAATCAGCAAATGGGTGGCATGCAGACAAACCAATTCAACAACATGCAGATGCAGCCTCCAAATGTTGCTCAGCAAAATCAGTTCATGACAAATACTTTTAATCAACAACAGAATCAATTTAATACCACCAAACTACATCATTTTGGTGGTCAACAACAGCAGCCAGGAACTGCTGCTCATGTCATGGTTCTTCAACAAAACAACCAATCTATGGCACAACGGGCACCGATGCAGGTTATTCGCACGAACATGCAACCGTCACCTGGATTTCAAAATTATGGAAGCATGACCACTGCTAACGGTCCACGGTTGCCAAACCCACATCAGCAACAAATTGGAATACAACAGAACATGCCAAGAATGTGGAACCCTAACCAGAATGGACCTAGTCAACAAGCTTATGTACAACAACTGCCAAATCAACAGCCCAGATTGCAAAACATACAGCAAATACCAGGGAATGGCTTACAGACAACCTACCTCACTCAACACAACTATGCCTTATCTAAAGATAATAATATCCCACAGAATCGATACCAAGACGGTATGCCCTCAACACCTAATGCAAATGTGTTTATGCAAGGAATGAAGTCCCCGACAGGTAACATGAGACCAAATGTGCCAATGTCCAGTccaaacaataatttgataaaaaatgtaaCCAATATAAGTCAGAGTCCTAGGCCTCCTCAGCAGCAAATGATGATTAATAGGACTTCGACATTCCAGACCCAACAAAATATTAACTCTGTAAATATACCAAACTTCAGCTCTAGTCAACAACAAGTTCAACAGCCGTTCCAAAACAGTTTCAATCTACCAAATATTCAAAATGTAGGACAGATAAATGCAGGTAGTGTAAATGTTCCAAGTTCGTCTTTCCAGCAGTTCACATATCAACAGCCACAGCAGCAAATGCCAAATCAAAATACAATGGCAAGTGAAATGCAAATGTCTCAAAATATTAATGATAAATCGTCAAATATGATTCCATTCCAAAATACTAGTCCCAACCAGAATGTACAGTTCAGACCAACATACACAGTTGGTACACCTCAGAGGACAATAACGCCATCAGCTTCTCCTAGACCAACCCCTTCTCCAGCTCGCACGCCTGATTTGAATGCTCACACTTCTCCAAATTCTCAGGGAAATTTAAATCAACTTGTCTCACCTACGATGGTCTCTAGACCCAACACAACACCTGCATCTAGTCCGTTCCATGTACCAAACAGGTCTGATGCTAATATTGCAGTTAGTCAGGCACAGATTCTTACAAATTCGTTTGGAAATATAAGCAATACAAATACGGTATCTGTAAATAATCAGAGCAATACATTACCAAATCAGCTTGTGTCTGTGAGTGTAGGTCAAACTAATTTAAATAGTATGGGACAGATGAGTCCAAGTGTTGGACAAGTCAAAAATGTAAACGTAGAAATCTATCAGCTCCAGCAACAAATTCAACAGCTGCATAATCAGCCTCAGACACAACAAACTCAGCAACAAATGTTAGACTTGCAAGAACGTGTTAGGACATTAAGAGCACAGCAAGAACTGAACAGTCAACGTCAAAAACAGCAGGCCGCACAATCATTTCCAACTTATCAGATTCAAAATCAGCAAATGCAACCAAGTCCTCAGAGACCAGCTATAATTCAAGTTCAACAGCCCCAGTTGCAACCAAGACAACAAATTGTTCAGATTCAGCAGCCATTTCCAAACCAGCAGCAACCCATTCAACAACAACAAATGCAGCCTCAAGGACAGAGAATTCTACTTGTATCCAATAACATGGCAGGTCAGCCTCAAAGATTCCTGCAAACCATGTCACAGGCTCCTGGTCAACAGTTTGTTCAACAACCACAACAAAAGGTTGTATTGATTCAG CAGCAACAAGCACAGCCTGGTCAGCAGATCAGATTGATTGCCCAAGGACAACCACAGAATCAGATGCCGCCATCATCTATGGCCATGGGAAGTGGTAATGTTCCAATGTCTGTTGTACAGATCCAGTTACCACAGAAAACAGACATCCTACCTAAACTTGAAGATGACGAAGAAGGGGGAGACAAATCAGTACAGAAAGTGAAAGCACAAGAGAAAGCAAATCAAATTGTGGCAGAAGCTGTGGCCAAAGCTCAGGCTGCCGGAAATACACAGATTCCAAAGGTGATGACGCCACCACCGATTCCCTCAACTGTTGGGGATGCTGAAGCACCTGGTAGTGAGGAGGATGGTAAGAAAAAGTCAGCAAAGAAAAGACCGAAGAAAAAAGGAAAAGCATCAAAGGATAAGAAAGAATTTGATGATGATGGTGAATCAAAGGAAAAGAAATCGAAAGTAGAGAGGCCAAAGTCtgtcaagaaaaagaaaaa acCACCAGCAACATTCTTGAAAAGCAAGAAAAGGAAGCGAAATGGATCTTCAGATGGATCAGATGTGGAAATTAAAATTACACCGCCACCGTCACCTGAAAATGATGAAGATAGTGGTATACAG aaaagaagatCAGCTAGAAATACCAAGAGAAAGAAATATCTTGATGAAGTTGACCTGAACCTTTCAGATGATGATACTTTAGATGTAGATACTGAGGCGGCAGTTAGTGATACTGTTAATGCCACAGGAGGAGCTGTAACTAAACCGGTACCTTTTCTGTCGTCTGTG GAGACAACTGTTGCTGTACCTCTAGAAGAAGAATCAATGGTTGTTGAGAAAATTCTTGGCGCGAGGATGAGAAAGCTTGATAAAGAT attgatGTGGTCAATGATGATGAAGAAGCTCAACCTGAGGAAGAAGTGGAAGAATACTTTGTCAAATACAAAAACTT ctCATACTTGCATTGTGAATGGAAAACAATAACAGAACTAGAAAGAGACAAAAGAATTCACATGAAACTGAAAAGATTTAGGGCTAAAAGGGAGCATTTGGATCTTTTTGAAACg GTGGATGAGGATGAATTATTCAATCCAGATTATGTAGAGGTTGACCGTGTGATGGAAGTTTCTGTAACGTCTGATCCAGTAACAGAGGAAGAGGTGACTCACTTCCTTGTAAAATGGCGAGGTCTGCCGTATGAGGACAGTACTTGGGAACTACAGCAAGATGTTGATCCAGAAAaagttaaattgttttataaattcaGAGATCCTCCACCTGAGGAAGACCGAGAG GTTCCTGCTAGACCTAGCAGAGATGAATGGGTACAAATTCCAGAAACTAAAACCTACAAAGGAGGTAACACTTTGAGGGAATATCAATTGGAAGGTGTAAATTGGTTGACATTCAACTGGTATAAACA TCAAAACTGTATATTAGCTGACGAGATGGGTCTGGGTAAGACCATCCAGAGTATAACATTCCTACATGAGATTGTAGAATATGGAATAAAGGGACCATTTCTAGTGGTTGTACCACTGTCAACTCTGGGTAACTGGCAGAGAGAATTTGAGACTTGGACTGATATGAATGCTATTGTATATCATGGAAG TAACACCAGTAAATTTATGTTACaagaatatgaaatgttttacaaAGATGAAGAAAGACAAAGAATACCAGACTTGACTAAATTCACTGTGTTAGTTACAACATTTGAGATTATTATATCTGACTGTGAATTATTAAGTTCTATAGACTGGCGATGTTTAATTATTGACGAAGCACACaggctgaaaaataaaaagtgtaaatTAATGGAAGGATTAAGATATGTGGATTGT GAACATCGAGTGTTACTGACAGGAACTCCCCTACAAAACAATGTTGAGGAATTATTCAGTTTACTCAACTTTCTAGAACCTGAACAATTTAATTCTTCACAAACATTCTTAGCAGAGTTTGGCAATTTAAGAACTGATGATCAAGTCGACAAGTTAAAAGCACTTCTGAAACCTATGATGCTTAGGCGATTAAAAGAAGATGTAGAAACCTCTCTAGCAGCAAAGGAAGAAACAATTATTGAAGTGGAATTGACTAACATACAAAAGAAATATTATCGTGCTATTCTTGAAAggaattttacttttttgtctAAAGGTTCGACTACCTCTGCTAATGTACCAAATCTTCTAAATACAATGATGGAGTTGAGGAAGTGTTGTAATCATCCCTATCTAGTCAAAG GTGCTGAAGACATGATCATAAGGGAAACTAAAGAAAAGGAAAATAAACCAGAATTGGATATGTTTGATATACATAGATTAATGGTGCAATCCTCTGGAAAACTTGTACTAATGGACAAACTTTTACCAAAGCTTAAACAAGGTGGACATAAAGTGCTGATATTCTCTCAAATGATAAAAGTGCTAGATATTTTAGAGGATTATTTGATTCAAAGAAG gtatttatatgaaagattaGATGGTAGAATTACTGGTATAATGAGACAGGAAGCCATTGACAGATTCTCTAAGCCTGATTCAGATAGATTTGTATTCTTACTATGTACAAGAGCTGGTGGTTTAGGTATTAATCTGACTGCAGCTGATACTGTTATTATCTATGACTCGGACTGGAACCCACAGAATGACTTGCAG GCCCAAGCTAGATGTCACAGAATTGGACAGAGCAAAGCTGTGAAGGTGTACAGATTAATCACCAGGAATTCCTACGAGAGAGAAATGTTTGACAGAGCTTCTCTCAAGTTGGGTTTAGACAAGGCTGTGTTGCAATCTATGGGAGGAGATAAGGCTGCTAATCCT agggaacagttaacaaaaaaagaaatagaagAACTATTGAGAAAAGGAGCTTATGGTGCTTTAATGGATGATGACAAAGCTGGAGACGATTTCTGTGAGGAAGATATCGACCAGATTCTACAGAGGAGAACCCAGGTTATACAGATAGAATCAGAAGGCAAAGGATCCACTTTCTCCAAA GCAAGTTTTACCATGAGTGAGAACAGAGATGACATTGACATCAATGATCCAAACTTCTGGCAAAAATGGGCAAAGAAGGCAGATGTGAATGCAGATGAGGACAAG AATGAGCTGATAGTTGAGGTGCCAAGACAGAGGAAACAAACTGCTCGTTACGGAAATGATGAGGCAGCCCTGGAAATGTCTGAATTAGAATCCTCGTCAGATGATGAAGAGGGAGGTGGAAATGATGAAGATGGCGAAGGAAAGGGGCGTGGTAGAGGAAAGAAGGGCAAGAAAGGTCGGCGTGGTAGGGGCAGAGATTCAGATGATGATTTTGATGCTCGTGGTGCAGCAGGAGAGATGTATTCAAGATCAGATTGTTTCAAAGTGGAGAAGAATCTCTTAGTTTATGG atggGGAAGATGGACAGATATTGTTAGTCATGGCAGGTTCAAGAGAATACTAGCAGCTAAGGATGTTGAAACAATTGCAAGAGCTTTG CTTATGTATTCATTGAAAGTTTACAAAGGAGATGAGAAGATCAAAGAATTTATATGGGATTTAATATCTCCTGCAAATGATGGTTCCTTGAAGAATCATTCAG gtTTATCTGCACCAGTTCCTAgaggaagaaaaggtaaaaataaaCCAACAAAGAAAGAGAAGGAGTCAGAACATGAAATAGAAATGGCTAAATATCACATAGATCCCGAGTCTGTTCTCAAAGACACTGGTTACAAAAGACATCTGCATCGCCATGCCAACAA AGTATTATTGAGAGTTAGACTGCTGTATTACCTTAGAGAAGAAATCATTGGTCATGCTGCAGACAAAATAAACAAAGGACTTGATGTCAG tGAAATAGATATACCAAGAGCAAATGTAGAAGGGGATCCCCCAACTTTATGGTGGGATGGATTATCTGACAGATCCTTGTTGATTGGTGTATTTAAACATG GCTATGAGAAGTACAATCGAATGAGAAATGATCCTTTGTTGTGTTTCCTGTCACGCTGTGGACCTCCAGCTGGGGCTGCTCTGGCTGCAGAACAAAATGATGATGATGA TGACGACATGGATGATACTAAGGGTAATATAAGTACATTGAAGGACGAGGATGAAGACACATGTACCTCTGTGATCTCTAATCAGGACAGTAACATGGCTAAGGAGACACCTAATGTTACAACTGAAGGAGGAGATGATGATGGGGAGAAGTTACCATGGCCTACCATGTCTGATCTTAATACCAGACTCAGGAGAATTATCACCAGCTTCCAACGTAGTCATAAAAGACAAATGTTGAAGGATGCACAAAGGGCAAAG agaATGGAAAGAAGAGAGAGATATGATGTAGTAAGCAGATACAAGGATGAAGAGAAAATTCAATATCAACAAAG TCACTGGACGCGGAGAGAGGAGTCTGATTTCTATCGTATTATATCTACGTTTGGAGTGGAATTTGATCTGTTTACAGGCAGATATAAGTGGGATAGATTCAGGACATTAGCTAGGTTGGAGAAGAAACATGATGACACTTTAACAGAATATTTCCAAGCATTTTACCACATGTGCATGCGAGTCTGCAAGAAATTCAAAAATGATGATGATG CACTGCCTCCAAACAATATATATGTGGAACCAATATCTGAAGAGAGAGCTAGTCGTAGTCTTGCCAGAATTGATCTCCTGAATAAAATACGAACTGAAACTTTGGCACATCCTAAATTTGATGAGCGTGTCAAGTTATGTCAAACGTCCTATGATCTTCCATCATGGTGGATTTGTGGCAAACATGACAAAGATCTACTCAGAGGAGCTGCTAG gCATGGTGTAGTGCGCACTGATGAATTTATACTTAATGACCCAGCATTGTCTTTCAAAGATGTGTTCAGGAATAAACGTCCATATGTAAATTCCCCTCATTTTATGCAGTCACCTGGTGCCAGCCAGACACCAGTCAAAGTTAAAA ATAAGGAAGAAGAAACTGAATTGGAAATAAAAGCAATGATAGAGAAAATCAAAAGGGAGTCTAATAAAGATAAACCAGAAAGTGATCCTCAAGATGTGAAAAAGGAACAAACATCTCCTGATAAAAAGTCTGATGATCTTGAACATGACTTAGACAAAGACATGAAAAAGGAAGTGAATTCTCCTGATAAAAAAACTAACGACAGTGAACAAGATGAAGAGGAGGAAAATAGAACTAGTAGTCCTGATAGtaataaagaactgaagaaggaTATCAAAACTGAAGTGAAAGTAGAAAGTGAAAGTGACATAAAAGAGGAAGCCAATTCTGACCAAGATTGTCAAGAAAAGAGTGAAGATTTGTCTGTAGTTAAGAAATCTGTTGtagataatgatgatgatgaagcTACTGATATTGAACATGATGTTTCTGATAATGAAACTACTAACGACACTGAAGTCAAATCTGAGGATCAAAATGATAGTGAGAAATCTCCAGTGAAAGTCAAATCAGAAAAATCTCCAGAAAAAGTTAAGTCTCCTGGAGACATTAAAACAGAGGATGAAGAAAAGGATTCGGAAGATCTATATACagaagtaaaaaaagaaaaagtgaaaGAGGAAGATAGTGAAAAGTTCaccaaagaagatgtg GAGTTACAGAAGCTTATAAATGAAGAAGATAATTTAGATCCCAGATTGTCAGCCATTCCAGCAGATTTTCTACAGTGGCCAAAG GACAGGGTAATCTTCCATCGTCTAGAACATATATGTTACTGTGTTGAGACTGGAGAATGGCCATTCCCAAAGAGGATGTCGAACATTCCTATGAACTATGACTCCAGAAGTGCCACGCCCCTCGGATCATCGACACCCAGAGATGACCAAGATCTGAGCCAATCAGATGCTGGGGATTCTGTCTATGATGGGATCAAG GGTGATGGATTAAAAATGACATTCCACAAACGCAATGCTAAAGAACAAAAATTTGATG GTCGAATGGCCCATCTGTTGAATCAGTCTGCAGCAGGCTCTAGTGATAACGACAGTCAGTCTGAATCTCTGACACCACGATCTCAGGTACCCGGACATTCCCCACGACATTCACCTCATCATTATTTCTTCTCACAG ACTCCTGCTGATTTACTTTCCAATGGATCAGGTCCAGAATTTGATCCTGTTCTCCTTCAAAGGAGTATG ATGGAACATGCTTTGATGTTCCCAGGCAGCAGACAACGGAGGGGACGGAAAAGGAAAGCTGAGAAGATGGCTGAACTTGCTATGCAAGAGGCTCTTGCAAGAAGGGAACACTCAAAGAATGTAGTTGGACATGATCCTG AATCCCGAGTACCTGTGATAAATCTGGAAGATGGCAGCCGATTGTCAGGTGATGAAGCTCCACAGAAGAAAGATTTAGAGAAATGGTTGGACGAACATCCTGGATACATGATAGCTGATTGTGAAGAGGATTTTTATGAT GATATACCAAGACGTGGCAGAAAGTCTCGTCTAGATCCATCTATGATTGATCCTATGATGATGACTGGTGAAGAAAATGTCTCCGTTGTAAATAGAATCACAGGCAAAAAG ATTACTGGTGCCAAAGCCCCACCATTGAAGTATTTAACAGAATGGTTAGAACAAAATCCCCTTTATGATGTAGATTCCAAATGGTCTGATATTGTTCGTAGTAAG GTTAATTTACCAAAGTCATTACAGAGTCGTGTTGTGACACCCAGCAGAGGCAGGAAACCAAAGGACACTTTATCATCGTCAATGATGGGTTCAGACATTCCATTCAGTGCTGCATCATTAGCTGGGCTATCAGGATTCCATAGTCCTGGTCTAATGTCTATGTCTGGATTACCAAAACTACC